The Candidatus Binatia bacterium DNA window GAGAAGTGCTCCGGCGAAACGACGCACGAGTCGTTGAACACCGGCGACTTCATGCAGAAGGACGTCGGCCGCTTCTCGCGGATCGACGTGATCGGCTGATCCGGGACAATCGGCTGCCCTGATCTCGTCGTTTGTGGAACCCGGGCGGCGAATTCGGCATACGTTTGGGACATGCCGAATCTACCGACCCCGGAGACGATCGACGCCGCCTGGCTCACGGAGCGCTTACGCGACGCCGGGCACGCCACTGCGACGGTTCGCGGTCTCACCAAGCAACGGATCGGCACCGGCCAGGTGGGGATGTGCATCCGCTACGAGCTCGACCTGGAAGGAGCCGACGCCTCGACGCCTCGGACGCTCGTTGGGAAGTTCGCATCGGACGATCCGACGAGTCGGCAGACGGGGATTCTTCTCAAGAACTACATCAAGGAGGTGTCGTTCTATCGCGAGCTCGTCTCGCGCCTCTCGATCTCGACGCCGCGGTGCTACTACGCCGACATCGAGGGCGACGGGCCCGACTTCGTGTTGCTGCTCGAAGACATGGCCCCGGCAGAGCAGGGCGATCAGCTCGCGGGCTGTTCGCCCGAGATCGCGAAGGCGGCGGTGCTCGAGTTGGTCGGCCTGCACGCGCCGAGTTGGAAGGACGAGACGCTGCGCGGGCCCGAGTGGCTCGGCGAACCGAGCGACATGACCATCCAGATGGGGCGCATGCTCTACAAGACGAACCTACCGGGGTTCCTCGAGCGGTACGGTGCGCGCCTCGCTCCGGACGAGGTGGCGATCATCGAGGCGGTCGCCGAATCGCAGGGGCCGCCGTTCCAGTTGCTCCGGGATCCGTGGTCGCTGGTCCACATCGATTACCGGCTCGACAATCTCCTGATTGACGCGGCGCAGACGCCGCCGCGCATTTCGGTCGTGGATTGGCAGAGTGTGGCGCTCGGGAGCCCGCTGTCCGATGTCGCCTATTTCCTCGGGGCCGGACTTCTCGCCGAAGATCGGCGCCCGGTGGAGGAGGAGATCGTCCGAGCCTATCACGGCGCTCTGGGTGACGCGGGTGTGTCCGGCTACGCGTGGGAGGATTGCTGGCAGGACTATCGCCGCGGCACGTTCTCCGGTTTCGCCGTGACGATCATCGCGTCGATGCTGGTCGGGCAAACCGAGCGCGGTGATGAAATGTTTGTCGCGATGGCGAGTCGGCACGCGCGCCACGCCATCGACATGGGCGCCGGCGAGCTCCTCGGTTAATCGGGCTCAGTTTTTCTTGGTGAGCGCGTTCAGGATCGGCGCGAGTGCTTGCGGCTTCGAGATCATCACGTCGTGGCCGGTGTCGAGCTCGACGACGTTCACTGGGGCGAGTCGCTCGATCACCTCGTCTTGTAGTTGCGGGCGCAGCGACTGGTCGCGAAGAAGTTTCACGAAGGTGCGCGGCACTGGATGGGCGAGTCCCGCGAGGTCCATCGGCTCGGCGAACGGCCTGCCAGCCTCGGGGACGAGTCGTTCGAGAACGAACTTCGTCTGGCGCTCGTCCATGTCGTTGCAGAAAGCCGCCCGGACGGCGGCGTCCTCCGGCGGTCCGACCGTCGCCGGGGGGGCTTTCCCGTCGAGGACCATGTCGGCGATCGATTCGCCGGCGGCGGGGACCGCTGCGGCGACGTAGACCACGTGGGCGATTCGATCCGGAATCCGGTCGACGACACGGGGGAGCGTGATCCCCGCGAGAGAGTGCCCGACGAGGATGACATCGTGGAGATCGGGGCCGGTGATCGCGTTGCAGACGTGGTCGACCCACGCGCCGATCTCGATCTCGGCGGGGTCGAGCGGAAACATGCCACGGCCGGGGAGATCCAGGCTCGCGAACGGCGCGGACAGGAGCGGGCGCATCAGCTCCCAGCACCACGACCCGTGGTTCGCGCCGTGTACGAAGATGATGCTCTGAATGCTCATGTCGTGGTCCTTGCCCTCACGAGCGGCTCCGAGGGAGACCGAGCGCGAGTTGGGCGATGATGCTCCGCATGATCTCGCTCGTTCCGGCATAGATCGTCGGCGCCGGCGAGAATCGATAGGTGTTTTCGAACTCGCCGTCGGCGGCCGCGCCAGGCTCCCCCGCGGCGAGGAGGGACTCGGGTGCCGCGAGATCGAGCAGGTCCTGCGCGTCCTGGACGAGGATCTCGGTCTGGAAGAGCTTGGCCATCGGCCCTTCGCCCTGGTCCGGCCGTCCTTCGGCGGCCATCCAGAGCGTGCGGCGGGAAAGCACGCGTGAAGCCTCGAAGTGGGTTGCGGCCAGGCCGAGACGCTCGCGGACGCGGACGTCCTCGAGCGCGGGGCGGCCGTCGCGCGACGTGGTTCGCGCCCACTGCGCGGCGGCGTTCACGAGATCCTCGTGGTGATTCGGGTAGGCTCCGCCGTGTTCCAACTCGAGCGCGTACGACAGTACCGCCCAACCGCCGTTCACCTCACCGATCCGATAGCGGTCGGGGACGCGGACGTCGGAGTAGTACGTGATGTTCGTTCGCTCCTCGCTCACCGTGTGCACGGCCTGGACCTCGATGCCCGGTGTGTCGAGCGGGAC harbors:
- a CDS encoding phosphotransferase — encoded protein: MPNLPTPETIDAAWLTERLRDAGHATATVRGLTKQRIGTGQVGMCIRYELDLEGADASTPRTLVGKFASDDPTSRQTGILLKNYIKEVSFYRELVSRLSISTPRCYYADIEGDGPDFVLLLEDMAPAEQGDQLAGCSPEIAKAAVLELVGLHAPSWKDETLRGPEWLGEPSDMTIQMGRMLYKTNLPGFLERYGARLAPDEVAIIEAVAESQGPPFQLLRDPWSLVHIDYRLDNLLIDAAQTPPRISVVDWQSVALGSPLSDVAYFLGAGLLAEDRRPVEEEIVRAYHGALGDAGVSGYAWEDCWQDYRRGTFSGFAVTIIASMLVGQTERGDEMFVAMASRHARHAIDMGAGELLG
- a CDS encoding alpha/beta fold hydrolase; amino-acid sequence: MSIQSIIFVHGANHGSWCWELMRPLLSAPFASLDLPGRGMFPLDPAEIEIGAWVDHVCNAITGPDLHDVILVGHSLAGITLPRVVDRIPDRIAHVVYVAAAVPAAGESIADMVLDGKAPPATVGPPEDAAVRAAFCNDMDERQTKFVLERLVPEAGRPFAEPMDLAGLAHPVPRTFVKLLRDQSLRPQLQDEVIERLAPVNVVELDTGHDVMISKPQALAPILNALTKKN